In Candidatus Sericytochromatia bacterium, one DNA window encodes the following:
- the feoB gene encoding ferrous iron transport protein B, whose amino-acid sequence MTTTLQASHTSARPRETKVVLVGNPNVGKSVFFNALTGLYVDVSNYPGTTIDVSRGHFQGCQVLDTPGIYGVGAFNDEERVARDIVLGGDILLNVVSAPTLERDLFLTLQLIDLGKRVLVALNQMDEATQSGVQIDVAQLSALLGVEVVPCIAIRGEGLAQVSERIDFARTGHGVPGLGEKVAALGVSPASRAEALLALEGDPTAADRLGRNIASQREELYAARRAHVDEIVRRVMRFEDRQERLSSKLGHALLRPGWGFASAAAMMALLYLLVGDLIAQRVVEVTEGQWMQGHYEPWMRGLISSVVPLAWLREILVGEFGLLTMTVTYVFGLLLPLVAGFYLFLATLEDTGYLPRLAVLVDRSLAAIGLNGRAVIPLIIGFGCVTMATITTRLLGTQREKTIATAILGLTIPCSAQLGVILGLLGKTGTWSSWAVYGGTMFAVLVAIGTVLDRLLPGRSSALLIDLPPLRMPLWRNVLRKTWTKSLAFLQEAVPLFLLAALVVGVCKVTGLLGLITRGLAPLVEGLLHLPQQAASAFLMGLIRRDFGAAGLTDMALSPGQTVVALVVITLFVPCIATVVVLFKERGWREAAVLWLGSWVLAFAIGGVLARALGT is encoded by the coding sequence ATGACCACCACACTCCAAGCCTCCCACACGTCCGCGCGTCCGCGCGAAACCAAGGTGGTTCTGGTCGGGAACCCCAACGTCGGCAAGTCCGTGTTCTTCAACGCGTTGACGGGCCTTTACGTGGATGTCTCGAATTACCCCGGAACCACCATCGACGTGAGCCGAGGTCATTTCCAGGGATGCCAGGTGCTCGACACGCCCGGCATTTACGGGGTGGGGGCCTTCAACGACGAGGAACGGGTGGCGCGTGACATCGTGTTGGGAGGAGACATCCTGCTGAACGTCGTTTCAGCCCCGACGCTGGAGCGGGATCTGTTCCTCACCTTGCAGCTGATTGACCTTGGCAAGCGCGTGCTGGTGGCATTGAACCAGATGGACGAGGCGACCCAATCGGGTGTTCAGATCGACGTGGCGCAGCTCTCGGCCTTGCTCGGCGTGGAGGTCGTGCCCTGCATTGCCATTCGCGGCGAAGGGCTCGCTCAGGTCAGTGAACGGATCGATTTCGCCCGCACGGGGCACGGCGTGCCAGGCCTGGGTGAGAAGGTCGCGGCCCTGGGTGTCTCGCCGGCGTCTCGGGCGGAAGCCCTGCTGGCGCTGGAGGGAGACCCGACGGCAGCCGACCGACTGGGGCGAAACATCGCCAGCCAACGGGAGGAGCTCTACGCCGCGCGCCGCGCGCACGTGGATGAGATCGTACGCCGGGTGATGCGGTTTGAGGACCGCCAGGAGCGCCTGAGCAGCAAATTGGGGCACGCGCTGCTGCGGCCAGGCTGGGGCTTTGCCTCGGCCGCGGCCATGATGGCCCTGCTCTACCTGCTGGTGGGGGACCTGATCGCCCAGCGGGTGGTCGAGGTCACCGAGGGCCAATGGATGCAAGGCCACTACGAGCCTTGGATGCGGGGTTTGATCTCCAGTGTGGTGCCGCTGGCGTGGCTGCGGGAAATTCTGGTGGGCGAATTCGGGCTGCTCACCATGACGGTCACCTACGTGTTTGGACTGCTCCTGCCGCTGGTCGCCGGATTTTACCTTTTCCTGGCCACGCTGGAGGACACGGGCTATCTGCCTCGCCTGGCGGTCCTGGTGGATCGCAGCCTGGCGGCGATCGGCCTGAACGGACGGGCGGTGATTCCTCTTATCATCGGCTTCGGCTGCGTCACGATGGCGACCATCACCACCCGCCTGCTCGGCACTCAGCGTGAAAAAACCATCGCCACGGCCATCCTGGGTCTGACCATCCCTTGCTCGGCCCAGCTGGGGGTCATCCTGGGCTTGCTCGGCAAGACCGGTACCTGGAGCAGCTGGGCCGTCTACGGCGGCACCATGTTTGCGGTGCTGGTGGCGATTGGCACCGTGCTGGATCGCCTGCTTCCGGGACGCTCATCGGCCTTGCTGATCGACCTGCCGCCCCTGCGCATGCCCCTGTGGCGCAACGTGCTTCGGAAAACCTGGACCAAGTCGCTGGCATTCCTGCAGGAGGCCGTGCCCCTGTTTCTGCTGGCCGCCCTGGTGGTGGGGGTCTGCAAGGTCACCGGCCTGCTCGGCCTGATCACGCGGGGACTGGCCCCGCTGGTCGAAGGCTTGTTGCACCTGCCCCAGCAAGCGGCTTCCGCTTTCCTGATGGGCCTGATTCGTCGCGACTTCGGAGCAGCGGGCCTGACCGACATGGCCTTGAGCCCTGGCCAGACGGTGGTCGCCCTGGTGGTGATCACGCTCTTCGTTCCCTGCATCGCCACCGTCGTGGTGCTGTTCAAGGAACGCGGCTGGCGAGAAGCCGCTGTGCTCTGGCTGGGGTCCTGGGTGCTCGCTTTCGCCATCGGTGGCGTGCTGGCCCGTGCCCTGGGGACTTGA
- a CDS encoding fumarylacetoacetate hydrolase family protein, with product MRLVTIELQTVLGRHVRLGALWRDGVLDLNFACAWHLQGAGEPAWRSLANLLCPPDLRAFLEVGERAWSLVRESLHRLDAFEVLPDGPDGSRLLHPLGEVRLLAPLPNPQSLRDFYAFEEHVRTGFSKRGEPIPPAWYELPVYYKGNHRTIIGPEAPLPWPRYTRQLDFELELVAVIGREGRNIGVSEAPQYIAGYTLMNDVSARDIQRKEMACRLGPAKGKDFATVLGPALVTPDELPQLDDLPAWIRVNGELWSESNAGNPYWNFAQMIAHVSMDETLYPGDVIASGTVGRGCGLELDRWIAPGDVVELEVAGLGVLRNPVGQPVTAPPPPLRPSVEAEAPALNGMT from the coding sequence TTGCGGCTGGTTACCATCGAACTCCAGACGGTTCTGGGGCGGCATGTTCGCCTGGGTGCGCTTTGGCGTGACGGCGTGTTGGACCTCAATTTCGCTTGTGCCTGGCACCTGCAGGGGGCGGGGGAACCGGCCTGGCGGAGCCTGGCCAATCTGCTCTGTCCCCCAGACTTGCGTGCGTTTCTGGAGGTGGGGGAGCGGGCCTGGTCGCTCGTTCGTGAGTCGCTTCACCGCCTGGACGCCTTCGAGGTGCTGCCGGATGGACCGGACGGCAGTCGCTTGCTTCATCCGTTGGGGGAAGTTCGCCTGCTGGCCCCCTTGCCCAATCCCCAGAGCCTGAGAGACTTTTACGCCTTCGAAGAGCACGTTCGGACGGGCTTTTCCAAGCGAGGTGAGCCCATCCCGCCCGCCTGGTATGAGCTGCCGGTGTACTACAAGGGCAATCACCGAACCATCATTGGCCCCGAGGCGCCCCTGCCCTGGCCGCGTTACACTCGCCAACTCGATTTCGAACTCGAACTCGTGGCGGTGATTGGACGAGAGGGGCGGAACATCGGCGTCTCAGAGGCGCCCCAATACATCGCGGGCTACACCTTGATGAATGACGTCTCTGCCCGCGACATCCAGCGCAAGGAGATGGCCTGTCGGCTGGGGCCGGCGAAAGGCAAGGATTTCGCCACGGTGCTGGGGCCTGCCCTGGTCACGCCGGACGAACTGCCCCAACTGGACGACTTGCCGGCCTGGATCCGGGTCAATGGCGAGCTCTGGTCCGAGTCCAACGCGGGCAATCCCTACTGGAACTTTGCGCAGATGATCGCGCACGTGTCGATGGATGAAACGCTGTATCCGGGGGATGTGATTGCCTCTGGAACGGTGGGGCGAGGCTGCGGCCTAGAACTGGACCGCTGGATCGCACCAGGCGACGTGGTCGAACTGGAGGTGGCTGGTCTCGGGGTCCTCCGCAACCCGGTGGGCCAGCCCGTGACGGCTCCGCCGCCCCCCTTGCGGCCATCGGTTGAAGCAGAAGCTCCCGCGCTGAACGGGATGACGTGA
- a CDS encoding DUF3326 domain-containing protein, with translation MFTAVHLIPTGVGAAIGGFAGDGGPATKLLASVVDCLVTHPNAVNGAQLLALPANALYLEGAALDSWLAGRRALRPVKSRRIGLLIDRAVEHMPAGSLDVLIHAVDAVRSVHGVPILGWELTPRPLGARTSVATSGLSEGSLQDPDALLDGARALMASGAEAIAVVADLGPLDPTAAEAYDQGQGVDPIGGLEAIISHLLVETLGVPAAHAPLWPYAPSLPVAVDPRAAAEHLGHTFLPCILMGLAKHPELLAPEAPPRPGDLGPAAADAIVLPQGCLGGPGALAGLDRGIPLVVVEENTTLLEVTPARLGLGPAEGVWPVRSYWEAAGLLAAWRLGLDARTARRPMPALQRLSPPLHRPTPCAMSQSICDD, from the coding sequence GTGTTCACAGCCGTCCACCTGATTCCCACCGGTGTCGGAGCCGCCATTGGTGGATTCGCGGGCGATGGCGGCCCCGCCACCAAGTTACTGGCCAGCGTGGTGGACTGCCTGGTCACGCACCCCAATGCGGTGAACGGCGCACAGTTGCTGGCCCTTCCAGCCAATGCCCTGTACCTGGAAGGTGCTGCGCTGGACAGCTGGCTGGCAGGAAGACGGGCGCTCAGACCAGTGAAAAGCAGGCGCATCGGACTGCTGATCGATCGGGCCGTCGAACACATGCCCGCGGGAAGTCTGGACGTCTTGATCCACGCCGTGGACGCGGTGCGAAGCGTCCACGGCGTGCCGATCCTGGGCTGGGAGCTGACCCCACGTCCTCTCGGTGCTCGCACCAGTGTGGCGACTTCCGGCCTGAGCGAGGGAAGCCTGCAGGACCCGGATGCCTTGCTGGATGGCGCCCGCGCGTTGATGGCCAGCGGTGCCGAGGCGATCGCCGTGGTGGCCGATCTCGGCCCGCTGGACCCCACCGCGGCCGAGGCCTATGACCAGGGGCAGGGGGTCGACCCCATCGGGGGCCTGGAAGCGATCATCTCGCACCTGCTGGTCGAAACGCTCGGGGTACCGGCTGCACACGCCCCGCTCTGGCCATATGCCCCAAGCCTCCCGGTCGCTGTCGACCCGCGCGCAGCCGCCGAGCACCTGGGCCACACGTTCCTGCCTTGCATCCTCATGGGGTTGGCAAAACATCCCGAGCTGCTCGCGCCGGAAGCACCGCCCCGCCCGGGCGACCTGGGGCCGGCAGCGGCCGATGCGATCGTCCTGCCGCAAGGATGTCTGGGAGGACCGGGGGCGCTCGCCGGCCTGGATCGCGGCATTCCCCTGGTGGTGGTGGAGGAAAACACCACGCTGCTCGAGGTCACGCCGGCACGCCTCGGTTTGGGCCCTGCCGAGGGAGTCTGGCCGGTGCGCTCCTACTGGGAGGCCGCTGGCCTGCTGGCCGCCTGGCGCCTGGGTCTCGATGCGCGCACGGCCCGGCGCCCGATGCCCGCCCTACAGCGTCTGTCACCCCCCTTACACCGGCCCACCCCGTGCGCGATGTCACAATCGATTTGTGACGATTGA
- a CDS encoding Fur family transcriptional regulator yields MFHKTDILTVQENLRRRGYRMTPQRETILQVFQTLPEGTHLSAEELHEQLKVLACGISLATTYRTVKLLASIGLLRELDFAEGHKHYELAADESPPHHHLICVDCNQAIEFEQAPLYELGQDVADSHRFKLIDVQYKVFGVCPTCQDAGDKR; encoded by the coding sequence ATGTTTCACAAAACCGACATCTTGACCGTTCAGGAGAATCTGCGCCGTCGCGGGTACCGCATGACGCCCCAACGGGAGACCATCCTGCAGGTGTTCCAGACATTGCCGGAGGGAACCCACCTCAGCGCGGAAGAACTTCACGAGCAGTTGAAAGTTCTCGCCTGCGGAATCAGCCTGGCGACGACCTACCGCACCGTCAAATTGCTTGCCTCCATCGGGCTGCTGCGAGAACTCGACTTCGCGGAAGGTCACAAGCATTACGAGCTGGCCGCCGATGAATCTCCGCCCCACCACCACCTGATTTGCGTCGACTGTAATCAGGCCATCGAATTCGAACAGGCCCCGTTGTATGAATTGGGACAGGATGTCGCAGACAGTCATCGCTTCAAACTGATCGACGTTCAATACAAGGTATTTGGCGTTTGCCCGACCTGTCAGGACGCAGGGGACAAGCGATGA
- the rpsT gene encoding 30S ribosomal protein S20, which yields MAKRIKSGIKRVEVADRNRQRNIAVKSEVKTRIKQARAAVEAQADVQSTTVTAISTIDRAARKGVIHPNKAARLKSRLMKRVNTAAVAEA from the coding sequence ATGGCCAAGCGCATCAAGTCGGGCATCAAGCGCGTCGAAGTCGCCGATCGCAATCGTCAGCGGAACATCGCGGTGAAGTCCGAGGTCAAGACCCGCATCAAGCAAGCCCGGGCTGCTGTGGAGGCACAGGCTGACGTGCAGAGCACGACGGTCACCGCCATCAGCACGATCGACCGCGCCGCGCGGAAAGGCGTCATTCACCCGAACAAGGCAGCCCGCCTGAAGTCGCGGTTGATGAAGCGCGTGAACACCGCTGCGGTCGCCGAGGCATAA
- a CDS encoding ferrous iron transport protein A: protein MTLAEIRPGDRVRILAIPALEVRTQALRLGIGVGEVAVCRAIIPRGPVVLGKARQEIAIGRQLAEDIHVEFAQP, encoded by the coding sequence ATGACCCTCGCCGAGATTCGTCCGGGCGATCGCGTCCGCATCCTGGCCATTCCGGCCCTTGAGGTCCGCACCCAGGCCCTGAGACTTGGCATTGGCGTCGGCGAGGTGGCCGTGTGTCGCGCCATCATTCCCAGGGGCCCCGTGGTGCTGGGGAAAGCCCGCCAGGAAATTGCCATTGGACGCCAGCTTGCCGAGGACATTCACGTAGAGTTCGCCCAGCCATGA
- a CDS encoding C39 family peptidase produces the protein MAPLQEALWQADQAYLTQYRHRRWNPRQRVSNNANCGPASVAMALRALGRLPSEVPSGEPAALIAYVREAMTGTRREGTWTYPIQIVQAAPQLGLHAEFIFGIEAIRRAMREPDHLVVLNLNPTPAYVDKITKRYSGGHFALLNAVNDTHAVLSDPLASEPIVITMAQLAQAIGTPLGHWPNGREIPPFNGGVLLWPRESAP, from the coding sequence TTGGCGCCACTTCAAGAGGCACTCTGGCAAGCGGACCAGGCCTACCTCACGCAGTATCGCCATCGACGCTGGAACCCTCGCCAGCGGGTCAGCAACAATGCCAACTGTGGTCCGGCCTCGGTGGCCATGGCCTTGCGGGCGCTGGGGCGCTTGCCTTCGGAGGTCCCTTCCGGAGAGCCGGCGGCGTTGATCGCTTACGTGCGAGAGGCCATGACGGGAACCCGTCGCGAGGGGACCTGGACCTACCCGATCCAGATCGTGCAGGCCGCCCCCCAGCTGGGACTCCACGCTGAGTTCATTTTTGGCATCGAGGCCATTCGGCGGGCCATGCGGGAGCCCGACCACCTGGTCGTGCTCAACTTGAATCCGACGCCGGCCTATGTGGACAAGATCACCAAGCGTTACTCCGGCGGTCATTTCGCGCTCTTGAATGCCGTGAATGACACGCACGCCGTGTTATCGGATCCGCTGGCCTCGGAGCCGATCGTGATCACCATGGCGCAGCTGGCTCAGGCCATCGGGACCCCCCTCGGGCACTGGCCCAATGGGCGCGAAATTCCGCCGTTCAATGGGGGGGTGTTGCTCTGGCCGCGCGAGTCGGCCCCCTGA
- a CDS encoding homogentisate 1,2-dioxygenase, translating into MENLFMLAKGTYAAQAHVALPEGTFEEEHGRNGFFGRVSHLYHAHPPTNWLRIEGPLRPHALRAMDITSSDMHDPRGLPTTFLYNEDVALRVSRRRSPMPFAYRNADADEVWFVHRGTGRFETDYGPLDFSVGDYVVIPRGTTYRLLPEGEDPFFLVIESASEIGLPDKGMLGRNALFDPGVIVTPTPAPSLQRGGEWEVLIKREGEHTSVFYPFDPIDTIGWKGDLTPWKVNVSDFRPVMSHRYHLPPSVHTTLLGRNFVVCTFAPRPLEEDPEAVRVPFFHRNIDFDEVIFYHAGDFFSRDGIAPGMVTYHPIGIHHGPHPKAIAASRSKAATQEYAVMVDAKRPFRLTEEAKAVEWSDYWASWGARELASGSAGS; encoded by the coding sequence ATGGAAAACCTTTTCATGCTGGCCAAAGGGACCTACGCCGCTCAGGCGCACGTGGCCCTGCCTGAGGGGACCTTTGAAGAGGAACACGGACGCAACGGCTTCTTTGGCCGAGTGTCGCACCTCTATCACGCCCACCCCCCCACCAACTGGCTTCGCATCGAGGGGCCGTTGCGCCCTCACGCCCTGCGGGCCATGGACATCACCTCGTCTGACATGCACGACCCACGCGGCCTGCCGACGACCTTTCTCTATAACGAGGACGTGGCCTTGCGGGTTTCCCGTCGACGCAGCCCCATGCCCTTCGCGTACCGCAATGCGGACGCGGATGAGGTCTGGTTCGTGCATCGCGGAACGGGTCGCTTCGAAACCGATTATGGTCCCCTCGACTTTTCGGTGGGGGACTACGTGGTGATTCCACGTGGAACGACCTATCGCTTGCTGCCCGAGGGCGAGGACCCGTTCTTCCTGGTGATCGAGTCGGCATCCGAGATCGGGCTCCCTGACAAGGGCATGCTGGGACGCAACGCCCTGTTCGACCCGGGGGTGATCGTCACTCCCACGCCGGCTCCCTCCCTCCAGCGGGGCGGGGAATGGGAGGTGCTGATCAAGCGGGAGGGGGAGCACACCTCCGTGTTTTATCCGTTTGATCCGATCGATACCATCGGCTGGAAAGGTGATCTGACTCCCTGGAAGGTCAACGTGAGCGATTTCCGTCCCGTGATGAGCCACCGCTACCACCTGCCACCCAGCGTTCATACGACCCTGCTAGGGCGGAATTTCGTGGTGTGTACCTTTGCGCCGCGTCCGCTCGAAGAGGACCCCGAGGCGGTGCGGGTGCCGTTTTTCCACCGCAACATCGACTTCGACGAGGTGATCTTCTATCACGCAGGGGATTTCTTCAGTCGCGACGGGATTGCTCCCGGCATGGTCACCTACCATCCGATCGGGATCCATCACGGGCCCCATCCGAAGGCGATCGCGGCGAGTCGTAGCAAGGCGGCGACTCAGGAATACGCGGTCATGGTGGATGCCAAGCGTCCGTTTCGCCTCACCGAGGAAGCCAAGGCCGTGGAGTGGAGCGATTACTGGGCCAGTTGGGGGGCACGGGAACTGGCCTCGGGGAGCGCCGGGTCATGA